GCGTCTCCGCCCGCATCGACGCCCACAAGCTGCCCATCGATCCAGCCCTTCGTGCCACCTTCCCCCAGGGCTACACCACCCTGGCCCTCGGCGGCGGCGAGGACTATGGCCTTATATTCACCGCGCCGCCCCAGGTCATGGACCGCGTTGTATGCCTCCTCCCGCCTCCCACCTCCATCATCGGTGCCATTACTGCTAACTCTCCAGGAAAAGTTACCGTCGTCGACGCCTCAGGCAAAGACATCACTCCCGCTCACGGCGGCTGGGACCACTACCGCTAGATATTGCGGATACCCCACAGTACGTATGGGTATATGAGTTCTGTCAACTCCCAAGGAAATCCCTTCTCCCCTTGTGGGAGAAGGCGTAGGATGAGGGGTGAAACCCTAATACTACAATACGGACATTACATCCAAGTGAACATTAGTTCTCCTATCCAAATTAGAAACTTATGACCAGAGTTTAAATGTCCAACGACCTTGAACTTACCACTCATAGCCCCGAAGAGACCCAACGCCTGGGCCGCCTTCTGGGCGAGGCCGCCCAACCCGGCGACGTGTTTCTCCTCCTCGGCCCCCTAGGCGCTGGCAAGACCTCCCTGACCCAGGGGATTGCCTGGGGCCTGGGCGTCAAGGAGCACGCCCGCAGCCCCACCTTCGTCCTCATGACCCGCTATAAAGGCCGCCTCACCATCTATCATGTCGACCTCTTCCGCGTCGAAGGCGCTCTTGAGGCCGCCGACCTGGGTCTCGAGGAGTATCTGGGCGGTGACGGCGTCTGCGTCATCGAATGGGCTGACCGCGCCACGGAACTCTTTGAAGACCGCGGTCTGTGGATTGGACTGGACTACGGCAAGACCGACTCCGAGCGCGTGATACGCATGGCTGCCCAAGACTCGCGCCACCAGACCCTCCTCGACGCCATCGCCAACCAGGTGAAAGCCTGAACATGCTCCTAGCCATCGACACCTCTACCCGCTACGCCGGTGTCCTTCTGTGGAAGGACGGCCAACAAATTGCCTCTCGCTCCTGGTATTCGAGGCAGAGCCACACCAAAGAACTCCTGCCCGCCATCGACGGCATCTTGAAGGACGCCGCCCTCAAGCCCGCCGACCTCACCACCATAGCCATTGCCCTCGGCCCCGGCGGCTTCAGCGCCCTGCGAGTCGGCATGTCCGCCGCCAAGGGCTTCTGCCTCGCCCTCGACACACCCCTTATCGGCATCTCGACCCTCGAAATGGAAGCCTGGCCCTACGCCAACCTTGGCCTCCCCGTCTGCCCCATCCTGGACATCGGCCGTGGCGAGGTCGCCTGGGCCATCTACCAATCTTCCGACGCTGCCTGGCGTCAGGCCCGTGAGCCGGAAATCGCCAGCCTCCCAGACTTCTCACGATCCATCCCCCAGGGATCTATCATCTGTGGCGAGGGCATCTCCATCTACGGGGCAGAATTGCGGCAGGCTTTGAGCGAGAAAGCCGTCGTAGTAGAATACCCTGGCCCTAACGTACGGCTGTGGGCGCTGGCAAAACTGGCTTCGGAACGTCTGGCCCAGGACAAAGCCGATGACGCCGCCACCCTCCAGCCCTTTTACCTGCGGCGTCCCACCATAACCAAAGCCAACCCACCTATAAAAGTAAAGTTTGGACTAGACCCTAAAATGCCTGGTGCTCATTGAGGACTGAGGTGCATCGAACGAATCGCTTGCTCCAAGACAATTCCTTCTCCCACAAGGGGAGAAGGCGAAGGATGAGGGGTAAACCCTAGCACTACAAGACACGCACCAGAACCACTTGCCATTATCGTTTCATAGCATAAATGTATTGAGATAATTAGCACCCGCAATCAAAGGAGAGAACGTGAGCAAAGAGATTCAGCGCACCCTTGTCCTAGTAAAGCCCGATGGCGTACAGCGTGGTCTCATCGGTGCCATCATCTCCAGGCTGGAAGCCCGCGGCCTCAAAGCCGTCGGCATGAAGCTGCTGCATATGGACCGCCCCATGGCCGAAAAACACTACGGCGTCCACCGTGAGCGCCCCTTCTTCAAGGGCTTGGTGGAGTTCATCACCTCCGGCCCCCTCGTCGCCATGGTCTGGGAAGGCCCCGACGCCGTCGCCATGACGCGCAACACCATGGGCAAGACCAACCCCCTGGAGGCCGCCCCTGGCACCATCCGTGCCGACCTGGCGGTAGACATAGGCCGCAACCTGGTCCACGGCTCCGATTCGCCCGAGACAGCCAAAAGCGAAATCGCCCTCTTTTTTAAGCCGTCGGAACTGGTGAGCTATCAGCGGGCCACGGAGGCCTGGATTATAGAACCCTGAGCACCTGGGACGCTTTCGACCACACCTGCTCTAGGCCATAGAACTCCCGCTGCTCCGGGCTGAAGATGTGCACTATCACGTTGCCAAAGTCCAGCAGCAGCCACCCCGACTCCGCCGTGCCTTCGTAGTGCTTCAGCCTTACGCCGTCATCCTTCTTCAGCCTCATCTCCATCTCTTCGTGGATGGCGCGGATCTGCCGGTCTGATTCAGCGCTTAGGATGACAAAGTAGTCGGCGAAGACTGATATCTTTGAAATGTCCAGTAGGACAATGTCCTCTGCCTGCACGTCCGACGCGATATCTACCAGCTTGCGGGCGATTTCCGATGGGGTCAGTATAGACTCTCCTCTTACCATCCCTGAATTATAGTCTCGCCTTTAATCTCCAACAACGCATAAGGCTATGCTAACAGGTATAGATAAAATTGCGAACGCCCTACCCCCGCGCTGGTCTAATATGTTAGGCTGATTTAGTTATGATTGCCCTAGACCCACGAAAAGTTATCGTCGCCATGAGCGGCGGCGTCGACTCCTCCGTGGCCGCCCTGCTGCTGAAGCGCGCCGGCTATGACATCATCGGCGTCACCATGCGCCTCTACAGCATCGACGAAAAGGACCTCCCCGCCTACTACAAGGGTTGCTGCTCCCTCGACGATGTCGAGGACGCCCGCCGCATCTGCGAAATGCTGGGCGTGCCGCATTATGTCTTCAATGTCCAGCGCGAGTTCCAGGCCCACGTCATCGACTACTTCCTCCGCGAGTACCAGCTAGGCCGCACCCCCCATCCCTGCATCGCCTGCAACGACCGCATTAAGTTCTCCTTCCTCATGCAGCGCGCCCACTACCTTGGCGCCAAGTACGTCGCCACCGGCCACTACGCCCGCATCGAAGGCCGCCCCAACGGCTTCCACCTCCTCAAGGCCGCCGACCCTTCCAAGGACCAGTCCTACGTCCTCTACGGCATGGGCCAGGCGCAGCTCGCCTCCACCCTCATGCCCGTCGGTCACCTCCCCAAGCCGGAAATCCGACGCCTCGCCATCGATGCCGGCTTCCCCAACGCCGCCAAGCCGGACAGCCAGGAGATCTGCTTCATACCTCTGGGCGACTACCGCAAGTTCCTTGAGGGCCGTATTACCACCAAGCCCGGCCGCCTGGTGGACACCCGGGGCCAAGTCCTCGGCCAGCACCGCGGCATCGAGTTCTTTACAATCGGCCAGCGCAAGGGCCTCGGCGTCGCCGCCACCCAGCCCCTCTTCGTCACCGCCATCGACCCAGGCACGGGCGACGTCACCCTCGGTCCCGAGGACGCGCTGATGCAGACGGAACTTTGGGCCGGGCAGGTCAACTACATCTCCGGCCAGGTCCCCGCCGCTGGCGCCGATGTCACCGTCAAGATTCGCTACAAGTCCCAGGAGACGCCTGCCCACCTGTACCCACAGGGCAGCGATGTCCTGGTGCGTTTCGACCAGCCCCAGCGCGCCGTGACCCCCGGCCAGGCCGTCGTCTTCTATCAGGGCGACGAAGTCCTAGGCGGCGGGCGCATCGCCCATCCCAAGGCCCGTGACGCCTCCCAGCCCAGCGCGGCCTATGCCGTCCCTTGACCTCGAGCTAAACCTCCACAAAAAAGGCCTGTCCCTGGTGGCAGGCGTGGATGAGGTGGGCCGAGGCCCCCTCGCCGGCCCCGTTATGGCCGGCGCTGTTGTCCTGCCCACCAATCTCAACCCCCGCTCCAACTGGCTCGCACTGATTAACGACAGCAAGCTCCTGACCCGCCAGCAGCGCGAGAAGGCCGCCGATGTTATCTTCCGTCATGCCCTGGGTATCGGCATTGGCCGGGTGGAACCCTGGGAGATTGATGACATAGGCATCGCCGCCGCCTCCGAGCTTGCCATGACCCGCGCCATCTCCAACCTCCCCCTCAAGCCTCAGCATGTGCTTATCGACTATTTCTCGCTCAAAGCCAGCCGCGTCCCCCACACCGCCGTCCCTGGCGGCGACGAAGGCTGTGTCTCCATAGCGGCAGCCTCAATAGTCGCCAAGGTAGCCCGCGACACCATCATGACCGAGTTCCACTCTACCTATCCCGCCTATGGCTTCCACCAGCACAAAGGCTATGGTACTGCCGGCCACATGGAAGCCCTCCGGCAGATCGGCCCCTGCCGCATCCACCGCCGCAGCTTTGCTCCCGTGCGTCTGGCCGCCGACGCCCTGGGCATGGCCTGATGCCTCCCACCCGCCGCACCCGCCTCGGAAATCGAGGCGAGCTCCTCGCCCGCCGCCTCTTAGAGGCCAGCGGCTACACCATCCTTTGCCCCAACTATCGATGCCGCTGGGGCGAAATCGACCTGATAGCCCAGGAAGGCGACACCCTGGTCTTCGTCGAAGTCCGCACCAAACGCGGCAACGCCTTCGGCCAGCCCGAGGAGTCCCTTACCAAACGAAAGGCCCAAAAACTAGTCCTCACCGCCCAGACCTTCCTGGAAGAGCGAGGCCTTGAGCAAAGCTCCTGGCGCATAGACCTCATCGCCGTCCCCATGGACTCCCAGGGCCGCCTCTCCCCTCTCCGCCACCTTCAAAACGTCGTTGAGCAGACCGACTTCTAGCCTGCGAATTGTCATTCTGAGCCTGCGAAGAATCTAATCAACGTGACTGCTGCAACGCCCCCTTCATCACTACCAACATCAGTTTGTCATTCCGAGCGGCAGACCCGATGTACTCATCGGGACGCAGTTGAGGAATCTGTTATGTCGGTAACTACGTCAAGCATCTCACTAACACACCCCACATCCTTTCTCCATCCGCTAAGGATGGTATATTAATTCCCTCACTACTCATAAAAGAGCATTAAGGTCTCCTTCTATGCCCCTCTACGAATACCGATGCCGCAAGTGCCGCCGCCGCACCACCGTCCTGGTCCGCAGCCTCTCCCAGTCCTCCCAGCCCTCCTGTGAGCACTGCGGCAGCCAGGACACCTACCGCCTAATCTCCCGATTTGCAGTCCACCGCTCCGCTGACTCCACCTTCGACAACATGGACCTCGACGACTCCGCCATGGAAGACCCTCGCGCCATGGCTAAAGCCATGCGCCAGATGCAGAGCGAGATGGGAGAGGAGTCCACACCAGAACTCGAGGAGATGCTGGACCAGATGGAATCCGGCAACCTTCCCGACGAAGGTGACCTCGGCGATGGCGAAGGCCTGGGCGGCATGGAAGCCCCCGGTGATGATGAGGAAGGCCCTAAGCCCAGCACTAGCGACATCCCCTAAACGCGACGGCGCGGAGACCGTGCCCCTTCTCTCTGTTAGAATCTCTTGGTGGTTACTCGCTCTTCTCTACACCAACTGCACCTGGACTCCCTCCGCCACGACTGCGCCATCCTCAGCGCCGTCGCCGAGAATCTCCTTCATAACGCCGCCATCGCCCGCCAGATCCATGACCTCAACGGTCGACTCCCCGGCCCCACCCTAGACCAACCCAAATCTTCAGCCCTAACCCCAGAGCAAGCCCTAAAGCTTGTCGTCACCGCCCGCTCCTCCCTGGACCTCCTCTCCTCCGCTGGCCACTTCAGCCAGCTTGGCGAAAGGCTCGCCGGCGGCCTCCACGCTACCCTGGATACCCTCGAAAGCCAGCTAGGCCACCGATCCCGCGATGCCGCCCGCCAGAAGGCCTTCGGCCTCTATGTTATTATTGACCCCCAGGCGACCGCTGGCCGTGATCCCCTGCATGTAACCCGCGACGCTCTGGATGGCGGCGCACGCATGGTCCAGCTTAGAGATAAGGCGCGGGACAAGGGCCAGTCCCTTCCCCTCGCCAGGGCCATGAAGCAGCTTTGCGACGAAAAGGACGCTTTGTTTATCGTCAACGACCACGCCGATATAACCGCTCTCTGCGACGCCCACGGCGTCCACCTGGGACTCACCGACCTCCCCGTCGCCGAAGCCCGAAAGGCCCTCCACCCCCACCAGCTTATCGGCCGTTCCAACCATCACCTAGAAGAGGCCCTGGAAGCCTCCCAGGCCGGCGCCGACTACATCGCCGTCGGCGCCATGTTCCCCACCAGCTCCAAAGACCAGCCCATCGTCGGCGGCCCCATGCTCCTTAAAAAAGTAAAAGGCTCCGTGGATGTGCCCGTCGTCGCCATCGGCGGCATCACCGCCGAACGTGTCGCCGAAGTCGTCCGCGCCGGCGCCGACGCCCTGTGCGTCATCAGCGCCGTCGGCCTGGCCCCCAGCCCCCGCGACGCCGCCGCCAGGCTGGTCGAATCCATTCGCGCCGCAGGAGGTCGCGTCTGATGCCTTCACCCCATTCCGAAAGTTTCAACCAACTAGCCGCCAAAGCCGTGGAAGACTTTACCGCCAAGCACGCCGCCCGCGAGCAAGCGTTAAAAATCTCCCGCGAGGTTATCCGACTCTCCGCCAACTCCATCCGCGCCACCCATCGCGCCGAGTTCGACCAGGCCCAGACCCTCATCGACCAGGCCACCATCCAGCTAAAGGGGACGGCTTCCATCCTAGACACCCACCCGGACATCTACTACTCCGGCTACTCCTCCGACGCCCGCAAGGAGTTCTCCGAGGCCTCCATCACCTTAGCCTTCCTCTCCGGCAGAAATCTCCCCCAGCCTCAAGACCTCGGCGTCGACGTCAGCGACTACCTCAAAGGCCTGGGCGACGCCGCCGGTGAGCTCCGCCGATACATTCTCGACTCCCTCCGCCATGACGACTGGGGCCGATGCGAGGAGATGATGGACGCCATGGATGAGCTTTACAGCGTCATGGTCACCCTGGACTTTCCGGAAGGCGTCACCGGCGGTCTCCGCCACACCACGGACATGGTACGCGGCACCCTGGAGCGCACCCGCGGCGACTTCACCATGGCCTACCGCCAGCGTCAGCTAGAAAAACGCCTGGCGTCCCTGGAGAGCGACCAAGGCGGCCAGCCCGGCCTTTAAATACAATACGCCGCTTTTTGATAGAATAGTCTGGTCTCGTCTAATGAGCGGGCGTAGCTCAATGGTAGAGCTCTAGCCTTCCAAGCTAGTTACGTGGGTTCGATTCCCATCGCCCGCTCCACCGCCACCCAAAACCGCCATTTTAGAGCAAAGTTCTGAGTTATTCCTGACTCTAGCTCTTACACACGAGTACCATTGGTGGTAGCCAAGGGCCAACTGATAGCAAGTTCTAGCCGGTTTTTCTATCAGCTATTTCCCTCTTCGCGTCGCCCTTTTCGAAGGTTCATAAACTCCTCTACTGTGAGACCAGCTTGATGCAATATGGCCCTGAATGTTCCGATAGGCAGATCCCTGCTTCCATGTACAGGGACTACGACTAGGTTTGGCGCCCCTGGCTTTCTAAGATAGTGATGGCTGCCTCTCACATGACTTAGTTTATACCCGCCTCGTTGCAGAATACGGAGCACTTCCCGCCCCGTCATTCTGGGGAGCCTGTTCACGGCACTTTAACTTCCACTGCTGTGAGCTCAGCTTTAGATTCCCTCTTTGGAATCTCTATACCTTCCTTTTCTGCAGCTTCCATGTATCCAATGATAGCTTCATGCACACGCTCCAGGACCTCTTCACGCGTCTCGCCAAATGTGGAAAGCCAATTCAAGGCTGGAACGTAGGCTACCCAAGCTCTATCGTCTCTCTCCCATTCAATGAGAACATTAAACTTCGCCTTAGTCATCTGGTCACTCCGTCATCTATGCTAGATAGTATAGCCCACCATACACCAATATTACCTCCCCTTTCCCATAGGCTGTAAGCTGTAATTAACAGGCCTGATCAGACCGCTGCTTTATGACAACTACCTTTCCCAAAGAGGGCTTCGCCGATATTCACGGCCTCGGCCTTCACTACAAGGACTGGGGCGGCCAAGGCCAGCCCCTCCTCCTCCTCCACGGCCTTGCCTCCAACTGCTCCATCTTCGACCTCGTTGCCCCCCACCTGGTGGAAGGTGGCTGCCGCGTCGTCGCCTACGACCAGCGCGGCCACGGCCGCAGCGACAAGCCCGGCGACGGCTATGACTTCGAATCCATCGCCCGTGACGCCCATCAATTCTGGGACACCTTCGACCTCCATTCCCCCGTCATCGTCGGCCATTCCTGGGGTGGCAACGTTGCCCTCCAGTGCGCCGTCGACTACCCCGGCCAGGTCGCCGGCCTCGTCATGGTGGACGGCGGTTTTCTGGAGCCTTCCTCCCGGCCCGGCTGGACCCTGGAAATCGCCCTCCGCGAGATGGCCCCGCCCAACTTCAACGGCAGGACCACCCAGCAGATGCGCGAGCGCATTCGCACTGGCAGCCTCTCCCGATGGTGGAACCCTGACATCGAGCGTATCGTCATAGACAACTTCTCCATCTCCCCGGAAGGTCAGGTTAAGCCCCACCTCTCTAGGGAAAACCACCTGAAAATTATCCGCGCTATGTGGGACCAGAAGCCCTCCCATCTCTATCGACAAGTCCAATGCCCTACCCTCGTCCTCGCCTGCCGGCAGGGACTGCCCAAGGGTCCCTCCGAAGACCCCAGGGTTGTCCAGGTGGAAAGGGCCCGCGGCCTCCTCCCCAACGCCGACGTCCGCTGGCTGGACGACACCATCCACGACGTCCCCCTCCAGCGCCCCCGCGACCTGGCGGAAATCATCCTGGGCTTGGTGAATAA
This sequence is a window from SAR202 cluster bacterium. Protein-coding genes within it:
- the tsaE gene encoding tRNA (adenosine(37)-N6)-threonylcarbamoyltransferase complex ATPase subunit type 1 TsaE — its product is MSNDLELTTHSPEETQRLGRLLGEAAQPGDVFLLLGPLGAGKTSLTQGIAWGLGVKEHARSPTFVLMTRYKGRLTIYHVDLFRVEGALEAADLGLEEYLGGDGVCVIEWADRATELFEDRGLWIGLDYGKTDSERVIRMAAQDSRHQTLLDAIANQVKA
- the tsaB gene encoding tRNA (adenosine(37)-N6)-threonylcarbamoyltransferase complex dimerization subunit type 1 TsaB, with protein sequence MLLAIDTSTRYAGVLLWKDGQQIASRSWYSRQSHTKELLPAIDGILKDAALKPADLTTIAIALGPGGFSALRVGMSAAKGFCLALDTPLIGISTLEMEAWPYANLGLPVCPILDIGRGEVAWAIYQSSDAAWRQAREPEIASLPDFSRSIPQGSIICGEGISIYGAELRQALSEKAVVVEYPGPNVRLWALAKLASERLAQDKADDAATLQPFYLRRPTITKANPPIKVKFGLDPKMPGAH
- a CDS encoding nucleoside-diphosphate kinase; translation: MQRTLVLVKPDGVQRGLIGAIISRLEARGLKAVGMKLLHMDRPMAEKHYGVHRERPFFKGLVEFITSGPLVAMVWEGPDAVAMTRNTMGKTNPLEAAPGTIRADLAVDIGRNLVHGSDSPETAKSEIALFFKPSELVSYQRATEAWIIEP
- the rsfS gene encoding ribosome silencing factor, whose protein sequence is MVRGESILTPSEIARKLVDIASDVQAEDIVLLDISKISVFADYFVILSAESDRQIRAIHEEMEMRLKKDDGVRLKHYEGTAESGWLLLDFGNVIVHIFSPEQREFYGLEQVWSKASQVLRVL
- the mnmA gene encoding tRNA 2-thiouridine(34) synthase MnmA, with the translated sequence MIALDPRKVIVAMSGGVDSSVAALLLKRAGYDIIGVTMRLYSIDEKDLPAYYKGCCSLDDVEDARRICEMLGVPHYVFNVQREFQAHVIDYFLREYQLGRTPHPCIACNDRIKFSFLMQRAHYLGAKYVATGHYARIEGRPNGFHLLKAADPSKDQSYVLYGMGQAQLASTLMPVGHLPKPEIRRLAIDAGFPNAAKPDSQEICFIPLGDYRKFLEGRITTKPGRLVDTRGQVLGQHRGIEFFTIGQRKGLGVAATQPLFVTAIDPGTGDVTLGPEDALMQTELWAGQVNYISGQVPAAGADVTVKIRYKSQETPAHLYPQGSDVLVRFDQPQRAVTPGQAVVFYQGDEVLGGGRIAHPKARDASQPSAAYAVP
- a CDS encoding ribonuclease HII, whose amino-acid sequence is MPSLDLELNLHKKGLSLVAGVDEVGRGPLAGPVMAGAVVLPTNLNPRSNWLALINDSKLLTRQQREKAADVIFRHALGIGIGRVEPWEIDDIGIAAASELAMTRAISNLPLKPQHVLIDYFSLKASRVPHTAVPGGDEGCVSIAAASIVAKVARDTIMTEFHSTYPAYGFHQHKGYGTAGHMEALRQIGPCRIHRRSFAPVRLAADALGMA
- a CDS encoding YraN family protein, coding for MPPTRRTRLGNRGELLARRLLEASGYTILCPNYRCRWGEIDLIAQEGDTLVFVEVRTKRGNAFGQPEESLTKRKAQKLVLTAQTFLEERGLEQSSWRIDLIAVPMDSQGRLSPLRHLQNVVEQTDF
- a CDS encoding zinc ribbon domain-containing protein, with translation MPLYEYRCRKCRRRTTVLVRSLSQSSQPSCEHCGSQDTYRLISRFAVHRSADSTFDNMDLDDSAMEDPRAMAKAMRQMQSEMGEESTPELEEMLDQMESGNLPDEGDLGDGEGLGGMEAPGDDEEGPKPSTSDIP
- the thiE gene encoding thiamine phosphate synthase — its product is MVVTRSSLHQLHLDSLRHDCAILSAVAENLLHNAAIARQIHDLNGRLPGPTLDQPKSSALTPEQALKLVVTARSSLDLLSSAGHFSQLGERLAGGLHATLDTLESQLGHRSRDAARQKAFGLYVIIDPQATAGRDPLHVTRDALDGGARMVQLRDKARDKGQSLPLARAMKQLCDEKDALFIVNDHADITALCDAHGVHLGLTDLPVAEARKALHPHQLIGRSNHHLEEALEASQAGADYIAVGAMFPTSSKDQPIVGGPMLLKKVKGSVDVPVVAIGGITAERVAEVVRAGADALCVISAVGLAPSPRDAAARLVESIRAAGGRV
- a CDS encoding haloacid dehalogenase gives rise to the protein MPSPHSESFNQLAAKAVEDFTAKHAAREQALKISREVIRLSANSIRATHRAEFDQAQTLIDQATIQLKGTASILDTHPDIYYSGYSSDARKEFSEASITLAFLSGRNLPQPQDLGVDVSDYLKGLGDAAGELRRYILDSLRHDDWGRCEEMMDAMDELYSVMVTLDFPEGVTGGLRHTTDMVRGTLERTRGDFTMAYRQRQLEKRLASLESDQGGQPGL
- a CDS encoding addiction module toxin, HicA family — protein: MTGREVLRILQRGGYKLSHVRGSHHYLRKPGAPNLVVVPVHGSRDLPIGTFRAILHQAGLTVEEFMNLRKGRREEGNS
- a CDS encoding type II toxin-antitoxin system HicB family antitoxin, with translation MTKAKFNVLIEWERDDRAWVAYVPALNWLSTFGETREEVLERVHEAIIGYMEAAEKEGIEIPKRESKAELTAVEVKVP
- a CDS encoding alpha/beta hydrolase encodes the protein MTTTFPKEGFADIHGLGLHYKDWGGQGQPLLLLHGLASNCSIFDLVAPHLVEGGCRVVAYDQRGHGRSDKPGDGYDFESIARDAHQFWDTFDLHSPVIVGHSWGGNVALQCAVDYPGQVAGLVMVDGGFLEPSSRPGWTLEIALREMAPPNFNGRTTQQMRERIRTGSLSRWWNPDIERIVIDNFSISPEGQVKPHLSRENHLKIIRAMWDQKPSHLYRQVQCPTLVLACRQGLPKGPSEDPRVVQVERARGLLPNADVRWLDDTIHDVPLQRPRDLAEIILGLVNKI